The genome window CCGCGGGGCAGGCGCGCCGGCGCTCCACGGCACCACCGAGGAGCTCGAATACCTGATCGAGAAGGGCGCCAGGGCGGGCGATCTGGAGGAGGGCCACCGGGACCTCCTCGAGTCGGTCATCGACTTCTCCCGGGTCCGGGTCCGCGAGATCATGGTGCCCCGGCCCAAGGTCGTGGCCCTCCCCGTCGACGCCTCCTACGAGGAGGTGGTGCGGGTAGTGGTCGACTCGGGCCACTCCCGCCTGCCGGTCTACGAGGAGTCGGTCGACAACGTGGTCGGCGTGCTCTACGCCAAGAAGCTCCTCGAGGACCTCGGCAAGGGCGCCGTTGCGGACAAGGCGCGCTTCCGCCTGATCGATGCGGTGCAGGGCGCCTTCTTCGTCCCCGAGACGATGAAGATCAGCCACCTCCTCGCCGAGTTCCAGCGCCGCAGCCAGCAGATGGCCGTGGTGGTCGACGAGTTCGGCGGCACCAGCGGCGTGGTCACCCTCGAAGACGTGGTCGAGGAGATCGTCGGCGAGATCCGAGACGAGGGCGACTTCGACGAGCAGGAGCCGATCCGGCAGCTCGCCCCCGGCGTCTTCCTGGCGGAGGGCGAGGCCTCGATCCGCGACGTGGAGTGCTTCCTCGAAGAGGCGCTCGACGGGCAGGAGCCCTTCGAGTTCCCGGAGGAGGGCGACTACGAGACCGTCGGCGGCTTCGTCACCTCGATGGCGGGCCGGGTGCCGCGGATGGGCGAGACCATCCACCACGACGGGCTCGCCTTCACCGTCCGCGGCGCCGACGAGAAGCGGGTCGCCCGGGTGGAGATCACCGTGGCGCCCGAGCGGCAGCAGCGGGGCCAGCGCGGCGGCGAGGAGGCCGGCGAGGAGCCCGAGCAGCAGCAGCGGGATCGGGCGGTGGCCCGGGAGATGGAGGGCACCTTGCTCTCCCGCTTCGTGGGGCTCCGCCGGGAGTCCTGATCGGGCGCCGAGCGAAACGTGAGACGCGCGCTCCCTGCGGACCGGGGGCGCGCGTTTTTCGTGTGCAGCGGTCCGGGCCGTTCTCGGAACGGCACGGATCCGGTATATGGCGCCAGCCTGCAGGGTCGTCCCGCGGGCTGCGATGGAACCTGCGCCTCCGGGCGTTGAAGCTGGAAGCACGCGGCCTGCGAGGGGCCGGTGCGCGCAAGGAGCGAGAACGTGAGCCTTCCCATCGTCGCCGACATCCAGCAGCCCGGGGCTGCAGCGCCCGCGCGGCCCGAGGTGCGCTCGCTCAGCCGCGAGGAGCTCGGCGCCCTGGTGGCCCGTCTCGGCGAGAAGCCCTACCGCGCCGGCCAGCTCTACAAGTGGCTGCACCAGAAGTACGCGCTCTCCTTCGAGGAGATGAGCGATCTCCCCAAGGCCTTCCGGGCGAAGCTGCAGGCCGAAGTGGTCCTCGAGCCGCTGGTGCTCGACAAGGATCAGCGCTCCACCGACGGGACGATCAAATTCCGCTGGCGCACCACGGACGGCAAGCTGATCGAGTCGGTCTACATGCCGGACGAGGAGCGGGGCCGCCGCACCCTGTGCATCTCGACGCAGGTGGGCTGCGCCATGGGCTGTGGCTTCTGTGCCACCGGCACCATGGGCCTCGCCCGCAACCTCACGCCCGGCGAGATCGCAGGCCAGGTCCACCAGGTGAACCGCTTCCTCATCGAGGAGGGGCTGGTGCCCGGCCCGCGGCCCCTCACCAACCTCGTCTACATGGGGATGGGCGAGCCGCTGCACAACTTCGAGAACGTGAAGGCGTCGCTGGAGATCCTCCTCTCCGAGGAGGGACCCAACTTCTCCCACCGGCACGTCACCGTCTCCACCGCCGGCATCGTCCCCAACATCCTGCGCCTCGGCGCCGAGACCGAGGTGAAGCTGGCGATCTCGCTCAACGCCACCACCGACGAGTGCCGCGACAAGGTGATGCCCGTGAACCGGCGCTGGAAGATCGCCGACCTCATGGAGGCGTGCCGGAAGTTCCCGATGCGGCAGGGGCGCCGGATCACCTTCGAGTACGTGCTCTTCGACGGGATCAACGACACCGACGCGGATCTCGAGCGACTCGTCCAGCTGGTGCGGCAGGTTCCCGCCAAGGTGAACCTCATCCAGTACAACAAGAACGAGGGGCTGCCCTACGAGCCCTCGCCGCCGGAGCGGGTCCAGCACTTCATCGACGGGCTGATGCGCCGGGGCGTGCAGGCGATGGCCCGCAAGAACCGCGGCCGCGACATCCTCGCAGCCTGCGGCCAGCTCGCCGCCGAGGGTGGCCCGGGCCGCAAGCCCGCGAAGGGGATCCTCACCGGCCAGCTCGCCCCCCGCGGCGCCTGATCAGGCGCCGAAGAGCCTGGGGTCGAAGGAGAAGGGCCGGGCGTCTCCAGGGCGCAACGCGGCGGCGCGCGGATGGGCGGGGTTGATCAGCAGGCAGCTCTCCTCGGGAATGACCGCGCAGGGCACCAGCAGCACCGCCGTCCGGCGCGAGCGCAGCCAGTCTGCGCCGAGATCCCGCAGCTGCGCGGGAGCCGGGTAGCTCCGCCAGTCCCGCGGGAGATCGGATGCCGACCAGCGCTCGATCTCGAGGTCGTCTGGGAGCTCCGCAGGGATCGCCACCAGATCGGCCGGCGCGATCTCGGGCTCCACGTGCACCAGCGTCTCGAGCGCAGCCAGCGAGAGGCTCCCGGCAGCGTAGACCATACGATCGCCGGGGTGGTTCCAGCGGCCGCCGAGCAACCGCGCCCCCTCGCCATCCCAGGCCTGGGCCGACCAGCGCGCCCGGCAGATGCGCCAGCAGCGCATCAGCTGAAGACGCCGTACTCGAGGCGCAGCAGCTCGTCGATCACCGCCGCGGTGCCGAGATCGGTGTCCAGCCACTCGAGCGGCGTCTCTCCACCGAGGCCGCGGTTGGCAGACCGCATCCAGCGCAGCGCCCGCACCTCGTCGCCGAGCACGTCGATGGCGACGGCGACGACCCGCGCCAGCCGCAGGAGGCGCTCGGACTCCTCCGCCTCGAGGCGCCCCTCCGCCTTGCGCCGCGCAGCGGTGCGCCGTGGCAGCCCGGTCCAGGAGAGGGCCTCCTCCTCGGTGACACCGAGCCTGCGGGCCGTTGCACCGAGGGAGGCCCAGGGGAGACCGCTGCGGACCAGCCGCACGAAATCACGGTCGGTCCGGGGGCTCGTGCCCAGGGTCCGCTTCCCACCCAGGAGGGAGGCCACCATCTCGCTCGATCGCATCCGCTCCTCCTTGATGCCAGATGGCATGGTAGTCACTTGCCAGATGGCCTGCAACGAAGGGAGCGGTTCCCGACGGCTGCGTCCGGTACGCTGTTGGTTGAACCGGGACCGCCGCCGCGTTAGAAGCCCTCCCGAACGTCCGCCGGGAGGCGGGGAGGGAGACAGCAATGGCCGTTCTCGTCGTCGGATCGATCGCCCTGGACTCGCTGGAGACGCCCTTCGGGCAGCGCAACGACGTCCCCGGCGGCTCGGCCACCTTCTTCTCCACCGCCGCCTCCTTCTTCGCCCCGGTCCAGCTCGTCGGCGTGGTGGGCGAGGACTTCCCCGAGGAGCACGTCGCCTTCCTCAAGAGCCGGGGCATCGACACCACGGGGCTCACCCGTGCGGCGGGCAAGACCTTCCGCTGGAAGGGGCGCTACGGCTTCGATCTCAACGAGGCCCACACCCTCGACACCCAGCTCAACGTCTTCGGCGAGTTCCGGCCCGAGCTCCCCGCCGCCTTCCGCAACCCCGAGCTCCTCTTCCTCGGCAACATCCACCCCGAGCTCCAGGGCCTGGTTCTCGACCAGGTCGAGAAGCGCCCCCGCCTCGTGGGCATGGACACGATGAACTTCTGGATCTCGGGGAGCCGCGAGGCGCTGCTCAAGACCCTGGCCCGTGTCGACATGCTCTTCGTCAACGACGCGGAGGCGCGGCAGCTCGCCGGCGAGCACAACGTGGTCAAGGCCGCCCGGGCGATCCTCTCGATGGGCCCGAGCCGCCTCGTGATCAAGCGCGGCGAGTACGGCGCGCTCCTCTTCGACAAGGAGCACGTCTTCGCGGCGCCGGCCTATCCCCTCGAGGACGTCTTCGATCCCACCGGCGCCGGCGACTCCTTCGCCGGCGGCTTCATGGGCTGGCTCGCGCGCAGGGGCGATCTCTCGGTGGGCACCCTGCGCCAGGCCTGCGTGGCGGGCTCCACCCTCGCCAGCTTCTGCGTGGAGAAGTTCTCCCTCGACCGCTTCAAGGAGCTGGACGAGGCGCAGATCCGCGAGCGCCTCGCCTCCTTCAAGGCCCTGACCCACTTCGAGGAAGTGCCGGCGACGCTCTGAACGACGGTCCGGGCGCCGACTTGACCGGCGCCCGGAGAGGGCTACCATCCGCCCTGGCGTGAGAGCGCCGAACACCAGAGGGCTCGTCACCGCGGGGGCAGATTGCGCATCGGGATCTTCTCGGACGTCCACTCCAACATCGAAGCCCTCACCGCGGTGCGGGAGGAGCTCGAGGCGCTCGGGTGCGACCGGCTGATCTGCCTGGGCGACGTGGTGGGCTACGGCGCCTCGCCCAACGAATGCGCGCGCCAGATCCGCGAGATGGCCGCGGTGACCCTCCTCGGCAACCACGACGCGGCGGTGGCCGGGAAGATGGACTACAGCTTCTACTACGAGGCGGCGCGCCACGCCCTCGACTGGACCGCGGAGAAGCTCGAGCCCGAGAACCTCGCCTGGCTGCAGGGGCTGCCCTACGTGCACCGCGAGGGCGAGGTCGGCTTCTGCCACGGCTCGCCGCTGGAGCCCGAGGCCTACGAGTACATCTTCGCCGAGCACCAGGCCCGGGAGCTGCTGCCGGTGATCGACGAGCTCGCCGACATCACCTTCATCGGCCACTCCCACCTCTGCAAGGCCTTCGCCCTGCGCGACGGCGAGGTCCACGACGTGATCGCGCAGCGCTTCACCGTGCGCGAGGGTTATCGCTACATCTGCTCGGTGGGATCGGTGGGGCAGCCGCGCGACTACGACAACCGCAGCTGCTTCGTCACCTACGACACCGAGAAGCGGCTCGTGCAGTACCACCGCGTCGAATACGACATCGACGCCGCCGCGCAGCGGATCTTCGACGAGGGGCTCGCGGCCAACTTCGGCAAGCGGCTCTTCCTCGGGGTCTGAGGTTGTATTTTGTCCACTCGGCCCCGCTGGCGCGGGACCGAGCGGACAAGAGGCGCGCTTCGCGCGCAAGTTGCTTTGCGTTGGAGCGCCCCACTGTGCGCTCAGACCACGGCGAGCGCGCCGGCGAGGCGCATCGCCGCCACCGCCCCCTCGCGATCCGCCACCACCAGCACATCCTCGGTCGCCAGCAGGTGATCGGCTGGGGGCAGGGCGGAGGTGTTGCCGGTGACGAGGAGGCCGCGGCCCGTGGCCGCGTCGAGGAGCCGCAGGGTTTCGCCGGGCAGGGCGAGCAGGCCCCGGATCAGCACCGGCGCGCCGCCCGGCAGGCAGGGCTCGTTCCAGCGGACCTTGCCCCGATCGATCCGGCAGATCCCCGCCTCGCCGCGGGCGTAGACCGCACCGCCGGCGCGGCGGATCGCAGGCGCTTCCGCGCCGAGGTTGGGGCGAACCCGCCAGCGCACCGTTCCGTCCGCCGCGAGGCCGAGCACTTCGCCGCCGGTGCGGCCCGCGCCTGCGACGATCCAGCCGCCGGGCACCGGCAGGACCTCGCCGGCGGGATCCACCGGCAGCTCGGCGCGGAAGAGGGGCTCGCCGGTGGCGGCGGCGAAGCCAAGGAGCTCGTTCCCCTCGGTGATCACCAGCAGCCGGTCGCGGTAGACCGTGAGCCGCGCGATCGGCGCCCCCACCGGAACCCGCCATGCCACCTCCGCCCTGCTGCCGACCACGCCGTAGAGCAGGCCGTTGTCCGCGCCGGCGGCGACGAGGTCGCCTGCTGCCGCCAGCGCGATCGCGTGGGCCGCTGGCGGATCGAGGGTAAGGAGCGAGTCGCCGCGCTCGAGGCCGAGCAGGCGGAGGGAGGTTCCGTCCGCCACCACCGCTGCCCTGCCGCCGGGCAGCTCGGCGTACGCGGGGCTAAGGGCGTCGGCGCCGAGGGCGGCGGTCCAGCGCCCGGTGCCGTCCGCCTCGCTGCACGAGACGACGCCGGCGCGGTCGGCGGCGAGGAGCGGCGCCTTCGGGCCACCGACGGCAACCGAGCCCTCGATCGCGGGGCCGGGGGTGCCGTCCGCGAGGCGGAGCGCCTGCGCGTTGCGGCGCCCGAGCGCCCACACCGACGGGCCGGCGGGGTGGAGGCGGCGGATGTTGCAGCCCACCTCGGCGGTCCAGGCGATTCTCAGGCTCACCCGGCGCAGCGCGCCCGGTGCCAGCGGCGGGGCCTCCCTGCTGCTCCGGGGCGCCGGGGCACGGGCGGCGACGGCGCCCTCCGCCCGCGCCGGGGCGGCGAGCTGATCGCAGAGCGAGAGCCGCTCGCGGGCCTCCTCCACCAGCGAGGTGAGGTAGGGGTTGTGGCCGAGGCGGGGATTTCTGGCGAGGAGGGCGCCGCCGAGATCGAGGGCGCCGGCAAAGAGCGCCCGGGCCAGGGCCTCGGCGGGGCAGCGCAGGGTGCGGCCAGCGACGGTGACTGCGCCGCCCCGGAGATCGACCTCCACCGCAGGCGCCTCCCAGCCGAGCGGGAAGGAGAAGCCGCCCTCGTCGCCCTCGCGGGCGGCCTCGAGCAGGCGCAGGCCGACGTCGGCGAGATCGCGGAGGAGGAGGAAGGGCGAGCCGGAGACGGCGCAGAGCTCCTCGCCGTCAGGCGCGTGCACGTAGAGATGGCCCGGGGCGAGGAGCGGGTGGAGCCCCTCGCCGCCTTCGTAGCTGCCGAGCCTGCCGTCCTCGTCGCGGAGATCGAAGCCGAGCGACGGCGCCTCGGTGCCGCCTGCTGGGGGCCTGCTCCGCAGCGAGAGCGGCCTGCCGCTCGGCGGTGGCGCCTCGCCGGGCAGGGCGCTGGCGCGGGCCAGCCGGGTGCACGCCTGGCGCAGGCGCCCGACCGCGGCGCCCTTCGCCTCGTCCGGCGGCAGCTCGGCGAGGTGGCCGAGGAGCTCCTCGCCGCAGCGGCCCGCTGCCTGCGCCAGGGCCCCGAGCTCCACCTCGAGATCCCGGACCAGCACCCGGGCCGGCCGGGGCAGGGAGACCAGCGAGAGGGTCACCGCTTCGCCGTGCCGGGCGAGGATGAGTTCGATCGATCCCTCGTCGAAGGGCACCGCCGCTGTGCGGGCGCCGCCTTCGAGCAGGCGGGCCACCGACTCCACCAGGGCGGTGGTGGTGGGCACCAACCGGTCCTCGAGCCTGCCCCGGGAGATGTCGACGCCGTCGACCTCGATCCCGAGGGAGCCGTGGATCTCGTCTGCCAGCGCGTGGGCGCTGTGTCCCCGGCGTTCGCTCTTCCAGCGGGTGCCGATGTGGAAACGGATCAAAACGCTCCGGCTCCCGGTCCTTCCCCCTCGCGCCGGCGACACGTCGGCGAGCGGGACCCCCGGATCCAGGACAGCCGGGCCGAGCATATTCTGGTTTGACTTGTAACTTCAAGCACTTTAGGCTCCCGCGCCATTGTCCCCATGCAGGCTGCCGACCACCCGGTCGGCTGCTTCTTCCGGCGGGGGCAGGAGGGCCGGATCGGCCCTCGTGCGAAAGAACTGTCCACCAGCCTGCGGGACCATGCGCGGGCGCCGTTGGCCGTGGGCTCCCCGTGGATCGGATGGAGCGCCGCCGCCGCGGTCGAGAGAAACGATCGATTCCGCATGACCTTCTACGAGGCGGCGCTGCAGATCCTGTTGCGAGAGGGAAAGCCTCTCCACGCCAACGCAATCACCGAGCTCGCCATCAAGGAGAGCCTCCTCTCCCACGTGGGCAAGCAGCCCGAGATCACCATGGCCGCGCAGCTCGCGGCGATGGCGCGTCGCAGCGCGGATCGCAGGCTGATCGCGGTGGAGCCCGATACCTTCGGCCTCACCGACTGGAGCGTGGAACCTTGCGAGGAGGCGCTCGAGAAGAGCGGCGTGGTGGAGCGGCCCGACGAGAACGAGCCGCCGCTGCGGGGCCGCGAGCGGCATCCGCGGATCGACAAGGAGAACGTGCGGATCGCCGGCAGGGGCGACCGCCGCCGCAAATACGAAGAGCTCGAGCGGAAGAAGAAGAAGAAGAAGAAGCGCCTGCCGCCTCTGGCCGAGCTGGTCTACGACATCGTCGATCGCGCCGGCCGTCCGCTGCCCGTCTTCGAGGTCGCCGCCGCGATCCGCGAGCACGATCTCGTCGCCGAGGACATCGGCCGCGAGGCCCTCGAGAATGCGCTGCGCTCCGAGAACGAGCGCCGCGAGGGCGAGGGCCGCAAGCCGGTCTTCGACTTCCCCGAGGGTGGCCTCGTGGGCCTCTCCGGCCAGGCCGTTCCCGAGGAGGAGGTCGATCTCCCGGCGCTGGTGGCCAGGGTCGTCGGCAGGCTCGCCGAGGAGAGGAAGCCCGCTGCGGTGGAGGCGGTCGTCGCCGTCGGTGCCGCGGCGCCGATCGATCAGATGGTCGCCGACGCCCGCGGCAGGGCGGTCGCGCAGCTGCGGCAGCGGCTCGCCGAGCTCGACGCGGTGGCCCTCGAGGCGGTGGCGCAGACGATGCTCGACACCCTCGGCTACCGCGACGTGCGCGTAGCCAAGCGGCACAAGGATGGCTCGCTCTACACGTGCCGCAGGCGGATGGGCCTGACCGAGGTCCGCTACGCGGTGCGGGTGATCCGCGGCGGCCGCGAGGTGCGGCGCGAGGACGTGCTCGAGCTGCGGCGTGACCTGCAGAGCCATTCGGCGCAGATGGGCGTGCTCCTCTCGCCCTCCGACGTCACCCGGGAGGGCAAGAGCGAGGCGGCGCAGGCAGGCGGCGCGCTGGTGGCGCTGCTCTGCGCGGACGCGCTGGCGGACCAGCTCGCGGAGCGCGGGATGGGCGTGCGGCAGCGCACCGTGACCTTCACCGAATTCGATCCAGCGGCGTTCCGGAGCCTCGCTGCAGCGGGAGCGCCTGCTCCTGCCGCAGGCGCCACTGCCGAGACGCGGCGCGAGAGCGCTGCCGATCGGCGGGAGCGCCGGGAGAAGGAGCGCCGCGAGTGGCGCGAGAAGCGGGCGAAGGAGCGCGAGGAGCGTCGCAAGGCCCGCGAAGCCGCTGCCGCAGCTGCGGCGCAGGCGGAGGCCGGCGCTGCTGCGGAGGAGGGGCCGATCGCCGCCGAACGCGCGGTGTCCCATCCCGCGGAGCAGGTGGCTGCGCCCCACGCGGTGGAGGAGACGCAGGCCGGCGTGACCAGCGCCGCGCAGCCTGCACCGGAGGGTGCGCCGGCAGAGCAGGTGGCACCGGCGGAGGCGGCTGCAGTCGAGGTGCCGGAGGCGGCCCCCGCCGAGGCAGTCGTGCCCGCAGCCCGGGAGACGCCGGCGCCTGGTGAGCAGGTCGAAGCACCTGCGGCGCCGGCCCCCGCGGCCGAAGCGGCGCCGGCGCAGCCGATCGCTCCCGAAGAGAAGCCGGTGGCAGCAGCCAAGGCCGAGGCCCCCGTCGCTGCCACCGAGGCAGCGGAACCCACGGTCGCGCCGCAGCCGGAGGCAGCCGCCGAGGAGGAGGAGGCGCCCGATCGTCCCCGCCGCCGCAGGCGCCGGACCAGGGCCGCCGGTCCCGAGGTGGAGGCCGCATCTGCGGAGGGCGCCGAGGAGACGTCCACCGAGCCGACCCCCGGCGAGCCCGAGACCGAAGGTTGATCCCGGCGCGGCGGGCCCCTCGGGTGGCTCGCCGCGCAACCGCTCCCGCCCTGCCACGTCGAACGGAAGGTGGGCAGGCCGATGCCGGGCCGCGCCTCATCCGGACCGGTGGTGCCTTGACTCTCCCGGGTGCCACCCCCAGACTCGACGGGATGGTGTGCGTGACTGCGCCTGCTCGCTCCCGGATCGCCGCCCTGCGAGGGGCGCTGCTACCGGTGCTTCTCCTGCTGCTCACCTGCACCGCCTGCAAGCGCGACGACCGGCTCGGCTTCGTCGATCGGCTCCTCGTCTCGGAGGCGGATCTGGGGAGCCACCCGCGGCTCTCCCTCGGCCCCGAGGATCTCGCAGCCAGCGCTCGCGAAGCCCTGGAGGAGAAGGGGCGGATCGGCCTGCTCGATCCCGGCGAGAAGCCGGCAGGCGGCGTGGAGCCGTGGCACGCCCGTGTCGAGCTCGTCTATCTGCGCACCCTTCCGCCGGTGCTGGCCCCCAGCGGCGACGATCCCAATCTGCCGCTCCGCGCCGAGGTGGCCGTCGAGCTCGCCCTGACCCGCGGCGCCGGCAGCCGCATCGTCGGCGAGGGCAGGGCGCAGCAGGAGTTCCTCGCCGGTGGTCCGGAGAGCCGGAACGACGCCTTCCGCAAGGCGATCGACAAGGCCCTCGCGGAAGCGGCGGGGCAGCTCGCCCTCCACCTCGAGACCGCCACCCGCACCGACCAGGAACTCGTGGCGGAGCTCGCCTCCGCCGACGGGCAGCGCCGCGAGTTCGCCTTGCGGGTCCTCGCCGATCGCAAGAGCCCGGTGGCGCTGCCCTACCTGCTCGAGCGCCTCGAGGACAGCGACCGCACCGCGCAGCTCCGGGCGGTTGGAGGCCTCGTCGCGGTGGGTGATCACGGCGCCGTGCCGAAGCTGATCGACGCCACGCTCGGCCGCGATCCCTCCTTCGTGATCCAGGTGATCTACGCCCTCGCCGAGATCGGCGGGGAGGAGGCGGAGGCCTATCTCTTCACCGCCTCCACCGGCCATCCGGAGGAGATGGTCCGGCGTGCTGCGGAGGAGGCCCTGCACAGCCTCCGGACCGAGCGCGCCGCCACCGCGAGCAGCGCCAACCCGCCGGTGCAGCGCGGCGGCGCCACGCCGGCGGCGCGGTAGCGGCGGGCGTCCACCCACAGGAGCAGGCTGCCTGCCGAGCGCCGGTCGATCGCCGGCGCCGGAGGCTTCGGTGTACGCTGCAGGACATGCGTCTGCCCGTCCTCCTCGTCGCCGCCTCGCTCCTCGGCGCCTGCGCCACCGCCGCTCCCACCGCCAGCGCCCCTGCGGCAGCCCGCGTGCAGCCCGACGTGGCCCACTTCTTCCCCCTCGCCGTGGGCAACAGCTGGACCTACCAGACCCGCTTCGGCGGGAAGGTCGAGCGGAACACCGTGCGGATCGAGGAGAAGCAGGGTGGCTATTTCCGCGACAACCAGCGGGGGGCCCTCGCCTTCGACGGCGAGGGGCTCCGCGACGAGCGCCGCTACCTGATCCTCGGGCCCGTGGCGCCGGGCACCACCTGGGAGAGCCTGCTCGAGGACGGCAAGCGCGAGCGCTACGAGATCGTGAAGACCAACGCCTCCGTCGAGGTGCCGGCCGGCCGCTTCGAGGGCGTCCTCCTCGTCCGCGGGATCACCCCGGTCGACGCAGCCACCTCGTTGGAGATGGAGTGGGCCTACGCCCCCGGCGTCGGGCTGATCCGCCTCGCCTCCGCCGCCCTC of Vulgatibacter sp. contains these proteins:
- a CDS encoding hemolysin family protein — encoded protein: MGSSSGYSGPLVVAAAALVVSALASATSAALASLGEHRVAAIYEDHRQGHAPRGLSAVVKRPDAVRLALLCLDALAKVAIGLALAAWMAMLPLAPALAWAAVGGAAFVALVVITAMRAVAARDPERSLGWAAPVAAGAELLLRPLVGPLTGLARVVRGAGAPALHGTTEELEYLIEKGARAGDLEEGHRDLLESVIDFSRVRVREIMVPRPKVVALPVDASYEEVVRVVVDSGHSRLPVYEESVDNVVGVLYAKKLLEDLGKGAVADKARFRLIDAVQGAFFVPETMKISHLLAEFQRRSQQMAVVVDEFGGTSGVVTLEDVVEEIVGEIRDEGDFDEQEPIRQLAPGVFLAEGEASIRDVECFLEEALDGQEPFEFPEEGDYETVGGFVTSMAGRVPRMGETIHHDGLAFTVRGADEKRVARVEITVAPERQQRGQRGGEEAGEEPEQQQRDRAVAREMEGTLLSRFVGLRRES
- the rlmN gene encoding 23S rRNA (adenine(2503)-C(2))-methyltransferase RlmN, which gives rise to MSLPIVADIQQPGAAAPARPEVRSLSREELGALVARLGEKPYRAGQLYKWLHQKYALSFEEMSDLPKAFRAKLQAEVVLEPLVLDKDQRSTDGTIKFRWRTTDGKLIESVYMPDEERGRRTLCISTQVGCAMGCGFCATGTMGLARNLTPGEIAGQVHQVNRFLIEEGLVPGPRPLTNLVYMGMGEPLHNFENVKASLEILLSEEGPNFSHRHVTVSTAGIVPNILRLGAETEVKLAISLNATTDECRDKVMPVNRRWKIADLMEACRKFPMRQGRRITFEYVLFDGINDTDADLERLVQLVRQVPAKVNLIQYNKNEGLPYEPSPPERVQHFIDGLMRRGVQAMARKNRGRDILAACGQLAAEGGPGRKPAKGILTGQLAPRGA
- a CDS encoding RES family NAD+ phosphorylase, with the protein product MRCWRICRARWSAQAWDGEGARLLGGRWNHPGDRMVYAAGSLSLAALETLVHVEPEIAPADLVAIPAELPDDLEIERWSASDLPRDWRSYPAPAQLRDLGADWLRSRRTAVLLVPCAVIPEESCLLINPAHPRAAALRPGDARPFSFDPRLFGA
- a CDS encoding antitoxin Xre-like helix-turn-helix domain-containing protein, which gives rise to MRSSEMVASLLGGKRTLGTSPRTDRDFVRLVRSGLPWASLGATARRLGVTEEEALSWTGLPRRTAARRKAEGRLEAEESERLLRLARVVAVAIDVLGDEVRALRWMRSANRGLGGETPLEWLDTDLGTAAVIDELLRLEYGVFS
- a CDS encoding PfkB family carbohydrate kinase produces the protein MAVLVVGSIALDSLETPFGQRNDVPGGSATFFSTAASFFAPVQLVGVVGEDFPEEHVAFLKSRGIDTTGLTRAAGKTFRWKGRYGFDLNEAHTLDTQLNVFGEFRPELPAAFRNPELLFLGNIHPELQGLVLDQVEKRPRLVGMDTMNFWISGSREALLKTLARVDMLFVNDAEARQLAGEHNVVKAARAILSMGPSRLVIKRGEYGALLFDKEHVFAAPAYPLEDVFDPTGAGDSFAGGFMGWLARRGDLSVGTLRQACVAGSTLASFCVEKFSLDRFKELDEAQIRERLASFKALTHFEEVPATL
- a CDS encoding metallophosphoesterase family protein — encoded protein: MRIGIFSDVHSNIEALTAVREELEALGCDRLICLGDVVGYGASPNECARQIREMAAVTLLGNHDAAVAGKMDYSFYYEAARHALDWTAEKLEPENLAWLQGLPYVHREGEVGFCHGSPLEPEAYEYIFAEHQARELLPVIDELADITFIGHSHLCKAFALRDGEVHDVIAQRFTVREGYRYICSVGSVGQPRDYDNRSCFVTYDTEKRLVQYHRVEYDIDAAAQRIFDEGLAANFGKRLFLGV
- a CDS encoding PQQ-binding-like beta-propeller repeat protein, yielding MIRFHIGTRWKSERRGHSAHALADEIHGSLGIEVDGVDISRGRLEDRLVPTTTALVESVARLLEGGARTAAVPFDEGSIELILARHGEAVTLSLVSLPRPARVLVRDLEVELGALAQAAGRCGEELLGHLAELPPDEAKGAAVGRLRQACTRLARASALPGEAPPPSGRPLSLRSRPPAGGTEAPSLGFDLRDEDGRLGSYEGGEGLHPLLAPGHLYVHAPDGEELCAVSGSPFLLLRDLADVGLRLLEAAREGDEGGFSFPLGWEAPAVEVDLRGGAVTVAGRTLRCPAEALARALFAGALDLGGALLARNPRLGHNPYLTSLVEEARERLSLCDQLAAPARAEGAVAARAPAPRSSREAPPLAPGALRRVSLRIAWTAEVGCNIRRLHPAGPSVWALGRRNAQALRLADGTPGPAIEGSVAVGGPKAPLLAADRAGVVSCSEADGTGRWTAALGADALSPAYAELPGGRAAVVADGTSLRLLGLERGDSLLTLDPPAAHAIALAAAGDLVAAGADNGLLYGVVGSRAEVAWRVPVGAPIARLTVYRDRLLVITEGNELLGFAAATGEPLFRAELPVDPAGEVLPVPGGWIVAGAGRTGGEVLGLAADGTVRWRVRPNLGAEAPAIRRAGGAVYARGEAGICRIDRGKVRWNEPCLPGGAPVLIRGLLALPGETLRLLDAATGRGLLVTGNTSALPPADHLLATEDVLVVADREGAVAAMRLAGALAVV
- a CDS encoding HTH domain-containing protein, which produces MTFYEAALQILLREGKPLHANAITELAIKESLLSHVGKQPEITMAAQLAAMARRSADRRLIAVEPDTFGLTDWSVEPCEEALEKSGVVERPDENEPPLRGRERHPRIDKENVRIAGRGDRRRKYEELERKKKKKKKRLPPLAELVYDIVDRAGRPLPVFEVAAAIREHDLVAEDIGREALENALRSENERREGEGRKPVFDFPEGGLVGLSGQAVPEEEVDLPALVARVVGRLAEERKPAAVEAVVAVGAAAPIDQMVADARGRAVAQLRQRLAELDAVALEAVAQTMLDTLGYRDVRVAKRHKDGSLYTCRRRMGLTEVRYAVRVIRGGREVRREDVLELRRDLQSHSAQMGVLLSPSDVTREGKSEAAQAGGALVALLCADALADQLAERGMGVRQRTVTFTEFDPAAFRSLAAAGAPAPAAGATAETRRESAADRRERREKERREWREKRAKEREERRKAREAAAAAAAQAEAGAAAEEGPIAAERAVSHPAEQVAAPHAVEETQAGVTSAAQPAPEGAPAEQVAPAEAAAVEVPEAAPAEAVVPAARETPAPGEQVEAPAAPAPAAEAAPAQPIAPEEKPVAAAKAEAPVAATEAAEPTVAPQPEAAAEEEEAPDRPRRRRRRTRAAGPEVEAASAEGAEETSTEPTPGEPETEG
- a CDS encoding HEAT repeat domain-containing protein — protein: MTAPARSRIAALRGALLPVLLLLLTCTACKRDDRLGFVDRLLVSEADLGSHPRLSLGPEDLAASAREALEEKGRIGLLDPGEKPAGGVEPWHARVELVYLRTLPPVLAPSGDDPNLPLRAEVAVELALTRGAGSRIVGEGRAQQEFLAGGPESRNDAFRKAIDKALAEAAGQLALHLETATRTDQELVAELASADGQRREFALRVLADRKSPVALPYLLERLEDSDRTAQLRAVGGLVAVGDHGAVPKLIDATLGRDPSFVIQVIYALAEIGGEEAEAYLFTASTGHPEEMVRRAAEEALHSLRTERAATASSANPPVQRGGATPAAR